Proteins co-encoded in one Flavobacteriales bacterium genomic window:
- a CDS encoding ABC transporter ATP-binding protein/permease, with amino-acid sequence MQNYWGIIGLLKNYKGHVLTVVLFNILSVVFSLFSLTMVVPLLGVLFGIQPIVTVKPAFTLNPNALIDRFYYEVSQLILNDAGEVTVEGQMHALVFICIFVIITFFLKNLFRYLALYASAPLKNGVVRDIRNSLYHKVVNLPIAYFSEEKKGDIIAKMTSDVQEVESSIMSSVEVVFKEPFAIVFFLGTLVVWSPELTMFVLILLPVTGLVIGRIGKSLKKSSKKVQNQMGVLVSAMIETLSGLRIIKAFNGIESSIQKFQHQNQEYMNLKVRMTRKQHLASPLSEVLGTLVMVLVIYRGGSLVLSGDGLTADLFIGYIVVFSQLIQPSKSLTSAVYMIQKGMAAVERIDTVLEAKETIQEKPNAIGLPAFEKEIEFRDVSFSYENGVNVLKGINLIVKRGRTIAIVGPSGAGKTTLVDLLPRFYDPTAGAVFIDGIDIQDVRAWDLRAKLGIVTQEAILFNDTVFNNIAFGLTGITEAEVIAAAKVANAHDFISQLDKGYHTNIGEDGGKLSGGQRQRISIARAILHNPPILILDEATSALDAESEKLVQDALFKLMENRTSLVIAHRLSTIQFADEIIVIDEGQIIERGNHTGLIAHNGVYKKLYQMQAFV; translated from the coding sequence CATTGTAACGGTTAAACCTGCCTTCACACTCAATCCAAATGCACTGATAGACCGCTTCTATTACGAAGTGAGTCAACTGATCCTGAATGATGCGGGCGAAGTGACCGTTGAAGGTCAGATGCACGCGTTGGTGTTCATCTGCATCTTCGTCATCATCACCTTCTTTCTCAAAAATCTGTTCCGCTATTTGGCGCTTTACGCAAGCGCTCCGCTTAAGAATGGCGTGGTGCGCGACATCAGAAACAGCTTGTATCATAAGGTAGTGAACCTTCCAATCGCTTATTTCTCTGAAGAGAAAAAAGGAGACATCATTGCTAAAATGACCAGCGATGTGCAAGAAGTGGAAAGTTCCATCATGAGTTCTGTTGAAGTGGTTTTCAAGGAGCCATTCGCCATTGTGTTTTTTCTTGGAACGTTGGTGGTTTGGAGTCCCGAACTGACCATGTTTGTGCTCATTCTTCTACCCGTTACAGGTCTTGTAATCGGTCGCATTGGTAAGAGTCTAAAGAAATCTTCCAAGAAGGTTCAGAACCAAATGGGCGTGCTTGTTTCGGCCATGATCGAAACGCTTTCCGGGCTGCGCATCATCAAGGCATTCAACGGCATCGAATCGTCCATTCAGAAATTTCAGCATCAGAATCAAGAATACATGAACCTGAAGGTCAGAATGACCCGCAAGCAGCATTTGGCCAGCCCACTGAGCGAGGTTTTGGGAACACTGGTGATGGTGTTGGTCATTTACCGCGGTGGCTCTTTGGTGCTTAGTGGAGATGGCCTAACGGCCGATCTGTTCATTGGCTACATTGTGGTGTTCTCGCAACTGATACAACCTTCCAAATCGTTGACCTCTGCCGTGTACATGATACAAAAGGGAATGGCAGCCGTTGAGCGCATCGACACGGTTCTGGAAGCGAAAGAGACCATTCAGGAGAAACCAAACGCCATTGGGCTTCCTGCATTTGAAAAGGAAATTGAGTTTCGTGATGTGAGTTTTTCTTACGAGAACGGAGTGAACGTTCTGAAGGGGATAAACCTCATCGTTAAGCGAGGTAGAACCATTGCCATAGTTGGTCCTTCGGGCGCTGGAAAAACCACACTGGTAGATCTGCTTCCGCGATTTTACGACCCTACGGCAGGTGCTGTTTTCATTGATGGAATTGATATTCAAGACGTGCGTGCTTGGGATCTTCGCGCTAAACTTGGAATTGTAACACAGGAAGCCATTCTCTTCAATGATACGGTGTTCAACAACATCGCTTTCGGACTGACTGGTATTACAGAAGCCGAAGTGATCGCTGCGGCCAAAGTGGCCAATGCGCACGATTTCATTTCTCAATTGGATAAAGGCTATCACACCAATATTGGCGAAGATGGCGGTAAGCTTTCAGGTGGACAGCGGCAACGAATCAGCATTGCACGCGCCATCCTGCACAATCCACCGATTTTGATCTTGGATGAAGCTACTTCGGCTTTGGATGCCGAAAGCGAAAAACTCGTTCAGGATGCGCTTTTCAAGTTAATGGAGAACCGCACTTCGTTGGTCATTGCGCATCGTTTGTCCACCATTCAGTTTGCTGATGAGATCATTGTGATCGATGAAGGACAGATCATTGAGCGAGGTAATCATACAGGTTTAATTGCTCACAATGGTGTTTACAAGAAGCTGTATCAGATGCAGGCGTTTGTCTGA
- a CDS encoding T9SS type A sorting domain-containing protein, whose product MKKYLLFLLLACAGSANAQTIAAGNGHTVYICPTGSAVSAGRNNAGQLGWGQLLSLTNVTVDVQNLTGIAAVSAGDEHTLFLMEDGTVYACGRNWDGRLGLGNYTGTNVPLQIPGLTDIIAVSAGHFHSLFLKSDGTVWATGDNYYGALGNASTTTSNVPVQVGISGVSAIAAGSYFSLFLKPNGEVWGCGYNQDGQLGTQNYNNADVPVQMVVSSVEKIAAGLAHSIMVKFDGTAWSCGRNDLGQLGLGGFGGGNTPTVLAIGLGSVSAISAGWGHSVFLLNDGSVYTVGDDLFGQLGNDALFEGNGYVQLVSGLSNIVEIAAGGDISLFLRSDGAYFGCGNNDSGPLANGTNGGGNYEPEPIESTIACAVTSVDEPMEASFDLMCYPNPAADVVTVVANSDADQTLEVYDAMGRMVFAIKMKQRTHVPLTELPAGAYLIQVMDLETGKRTSSRVLKL is encoded by the coding sequence ATGAAAAAATATCTACTCTTCCTTTTGCTTGCTTGCGCTGGTTCGGCCAATGCGCAAACGATCGCTGCCGGTAACGGCCACACCGTTTATATCTGCCCCACTGGTTCGGCCGTGTCGGCCGGGCGCAATAATGCCGGACAATTGGGCTGGGGTCAGTTGCTCTCGCTAACAAACGTAACGGTCGATGTTCAGAACCTGACCGGCATTGCGGCTGTTTCGGCTGGCGATGAGCACACACTTTTCCTGATGGAGGATGGAACGGTTTACGCCTGTGGCCGAAACTGGGACGGCCGCCTCGGATTGGGCAACTATACGGGTACAAATGTTCCGCTACAGATACCCGGTCTCACCGACATCATTGCCGTTTCGGCCGGGCATTTCCATTCGCTGTTCCTCAAAAGCGATGGCACTGTTTGGGCCACGGGCGACAACTACTACGGTGCGCTCGGCAATGCCAGTACCACCACAAGCAACGTTCCGGTGCAGGTGGGCATTTCGGGAGTAAGTGCCATTGCTGCAGGTTCGTACTTTTCATTGTTTCTGAAGCCCAATGGCGAGGTGTGGGGCTGTGGCTACAATCAGGACGGGCAGCTCGGTACGCAGAACTACAATAACGCTGATGTACCCGTTCAGATGGTTGTAAGCAGTGTGGAAAAGATCGCTGCAGGTCTCGCGCATTCAATCATGGTGAAGTTCGATGGCACGGCATGGTCGTGTGGGAGAAACGATCTGGGGCAGCTCGGACTGGGTGGTTTCGGAGGTGGCAATACGCCCACCGTGCTTGCCATTGGTCTGGGCTCGGTAAGTGCCATCAGTGCAGGTTGGGGTCATTCGGTGTTCCTATTGAATGACGGATCGGTCTATACCGTTGGCGATGACCTGTTTGGCCAATTGGGCAATGATGCGCTGTTTGAAGGAAACGGATATGTGCAATTGGTGAGCGGGTTGAGCAACATCGTTGAAATTGCTGCAGGTGGCGACATTAGTCTTTTCCTAAGATCGGATGGCGCCTACTTCGGCTGCGGAAATAATGATTCCGGTCCGTTGGCAAATGGAACCAATGGTGGTGGCAACTATGAACCTGAACCGATCGAATCTACAATAGCCTGTGCCGTTACTTCGGTTGATGAACCCATGGAAGCGTCTTTCGACCTTATGTGCTACCCGAATCCGGCCGCTGATGTTGTAACGGTTGTTGCCAATTCAGATGCTGACCAAACGCTAGAGGTTTACGATGCCATGGGAAGAATGGTGTTCGCAATAAAAATGAAACAACGCACCCATGTTCCGTTGACCGAACTTCCAGCGGGTGCTTACCTGATTCAGGTAATGGATCTGGAAACAGGCAAGCGTACTTCCAGCAGGGTTTTGAAGCTGTAA
- a CDS encoding DUF2480 family protein: MHVIETKLRPIAKTVMFGEACSTVPLFKK; the protein is encoded by the coding sequence ATTCATGTGATAGAGACTAAACTCCGACCAATAGCCAAAACCGTGATGTTTGGTGAGGCTTGTAGTACGGTGCCGCTGTTTAAGAAGTAG
- a CDS encoding helix-turn-helix domain-containing protein, with protein MDSAERQVLQRLGVRIRTLREQRGIDQKQFAFDCEMSRTQLHLIEKGEANPRISTFMKIAKGFEMGLIELFM; from the coding sequence GTGGATTCTGCCGAAAGACAAGTGTTGCAAAGATTAGGTGTGCGCATCAGGACGTTGCGTGAGCAACGTGGCATTGATCAGAAGCAATTTGCATTCGACTGTGAGATGAGTCGAACACAACTTCATCTAATTGAAAAAGGCGAGGCGAATCCACGTATATCCACTTTTATGAAGATTGCTAAAGGCTTTGAAATGGGACTTATTGAGCTATTCATGTGA
- a CDS encoding DUF2480 family protein produces MTEESEIRNKVAESSLITFNLEDLYQVGTRLTFDLKDFLFEGLILREKDYREELKNLDWSAFQYAFVNIQCSADAIVPQWAFMLAATYLQPVAKRVVMGTPETLETVLYQESLANLDLEQFRDERVIVKGCSKYPVPTSAYVEFVSKLRPVAKTVMYGEACSTVPIFKK; encoded by the coding sequence ATGACTGAAGAAAGCGAAATAAGAAACAAGGTTGCCGAAAGCAGCCTCATTACCTTCAACTTGGAAGACCTTTACCAAGTTGGTACTCGTCTTACATTCGACCTAAAAGATTTTTTGTTTGAAGGATTGATCCTACGGGAAAAGGACTACCGCGAAGAATTGAAAAACCTTGATTGGAGCGCGTTTCAATATGCTTTCGTGAACATTCAATGCTCGGCCGATGCCATTGTGCCGCAATGGGCATTCATGCTTGCAGCTACGTATTTGCAACCAGTTGCAAAGCGAGTGGTGATGGGAACTCCCGAAACCTTGGAAACCGTTCTGTACCAAGAATCGCTTGCCAATCTCGACTTAGAGCAATTCCGTGATGAACGCGTAATTGTGAAAGGTTGCAGCAAGTATCCTGTACCTACTTCAGCCTACGTTGAATTTGTCTCTAAACTCCGACCAGTAGCCAAAACCGTGATGTATGGTGAGGCTTGTAGTACGGTGCCGATCTTTAAGAAGTAA
- a CDS encoding DUF59 domain-containing protein, translating to MSLSNEEKKQIEERVIDVIRTVYDPEIPVDIYELGLIYEVKVNDDAHAEVLMTLTSPSCPVAESLPLEVEEKVRGVKGVRSGKVELTFDPPWDKDMMSEAALLELGFM from the coding sequence ATGAGTCTTTCGAACGAAGAAAAAAAGCAGATTGAAGAGCGCGTCATTGATGTGATCAGAACGGTTTACGACCCGGAAATTCCTGTGGATATTTACGAATTAGGATTGATCTATGAGGTGAAAGTGAACGATGACGCGCATGCAGAAGTACTGATGACGCTCACTTCTCCGTCTTGCCCAGTGGCAGAAAGCCTGCCTTTGGAAGTAGAAGAAAAAGTGCGTGGGGTGAAAGGTGTGCGAAGCGGAAAAGTAGAACTCACTTTCGATCCACCTTGGGATAAGGACATGATGAGTGAAGCGGCCTTGCTTGAACTTGGTTTTATGTAA